In Campylobacter concisus, a genomic segment contains:
- the folK gene encoding 2-amino-4-hydroxy-6-hydroxymethyldihydropteridine diphosphokinase, whose amino-acid sequence MRLAGARKIVKSRFCPSFFHKRDEFKYEALVGMGGNIGDSAKRFDKFIRAITSDSRFHVVEVSPILINAAFGYEAQDDFSNAVINLQTSMSPRETLKILGHYESKFKRVRTFKNAPRTLDLDILYFSKKVYKTPRLIVPHPGADKRLSVIVPLGIMRG is encoded by the coding sequence ATGAGGCTAGCTGGAGCAAGAAAGATCGTAAAAAGCCGTTTTTGCCCTAGTTTTTTTCATAAAAGAGATGAGTTTAAGTATGAGGCGCTAGTTGGCATGGGTGGCAACATCGGCGATAGCGCAAAGAGGTTTGATAAATTTATAAGAGCGATTACAAGTGATAGCAGGTTTCATGTAGTTGAAGTCTCGCCGATCCTTATAAATGCGGCGTTTGGCTACGAAGCGCAGGATGACTTTAGTAACGCTGTTATAAATTTACAAACATCTATGAGCCCTAGAGAAACTCTAAAAATTTTGGGGCACTATGAGAGTAAATTTAAGCGCGTGAGGACATTTAAAAATGCACCACGTACGCTTGATTTGGACATTTTGTATTTTAGTAAAAAAGTCTATAAGACGCCGCGCCTTATCGTCCCGCACCCAGGAGCCGATAAGAGGCTTAGCGTGATCGTGCCACTAGGGATTATGAGAGGTTAA
- a CDS encoding M24 family metallopeptidase produces MNFILKDENAVFYECGYSCDNEFLLCVDGVKYFFTDARYYFEAKSCVNAGVVVLLAQRNLISEVRAFLRKIKPSSLVFNPDELSLSEFNALSKGFKINFKPKANFSRLKRICKSEDEIKILKKASEFGAKCFNEFAKFVRENGEGMSEKELHFNASLIFRQKNELGLSFDPIVAINENAAKAHALPGDKILKKGDLLLLDAGVKFKRYCSDRTRTACFDENFNFSKEQKFKNAKMQEIYEIVKEAQAAAIKVARAGVRACEIDLAARSVIARAGYEKAFFHSTGHGVGVDIHELPVISARSETLIKEGMVFSVEPGIYLENEFGVRIEDVVVAREGGCEIL; encoded by the coding sequence GATGGCGTGAAATACTTTTTCACGGACGCGAGGTATTATTTCGAGGCAAAAAGCTGCGTAAATGCAGGCGTGGTCGTTCTTTTAGCACAGAGAAATTTAATAAGCGAGGTCAGGGCATTTTTAAGAAAGATAAAGCCAAGTAGCCTCGTTTTTAACCCAGATGAGCTAAGCCTAAGTGAGTTTAATGCGCTTAGCAAGGGTTTTAAGATAAATTTCAAGCCAAAGGCAAATTTCTCCAGGCTAAAGAGAATTTGCAAAAGCGAAGATGAGATAAAAATTTTAAAAAAGGCTAGCGAATTTGGAGCTAAATGCTTTAATGAATTTGCTAAATTTGTGCGTGAAAATGGCGAAGGGATGAGCGAAAAAGAGCTTCATTTTAACGCCTCGCTTATCTTTAGACAAAAAAACGAGTTAGGTCTTAGCTTTGATCCGATCGTAGCGATAAACGAAAATGCCGCAAAAGCACACGCGTTGCCTGGAGATAAAATTTTAAAAAAAGGCGATTTGCTGCTACTTGACGCTGGGGTGAAATTTAAGCGTTACTGCTCTGATCGTACCAGGACTGCTTGCTTTGATGAAAATTTTAACTTCTCAAAGGAGCAAAAATTTAAAAACGCAAAGATGCAAGAAATTTATGAGATCGTAAAAGAGGCTCAGGCTGCTGCGATAAAGGTCGCAAGAGCTGGAGTTAGGGCGTGCGAGATAGACCTTGCAGCAAGAAGCGTGATAGCAAGGGCTGGATATGAAAAGGCTTTTTTTCACTCGACAGGACACGGCGTGGGTGTCGATATACACGAGCTTCCAGTCATCTCAGCAAGGAGCGAAACGCTCATAAAAGAGGGCATGGTCTTTAGCGTGGAGCCTGGAATTTATCTAGAAAATGAATTTGGCGTGCGTATCGAAGACGTAGTGGTCGCAAGAGAAGGTGGGTGCGAAATTTTATGA